In Mus caroli chromosome 9, CAROLI_EIJ_v1.1, whole genome shotgun sequence, a single window of DNA contains:
- the Cd3d gene encoding T-cell surface glycoprotein CD3 delta chain — protein MEHGGILASLILATVLPQGSPFKIPVTEYEDKVFVSCNTSVMHLDGTVEGWFAKNKTLNLGKGILDPRGMYLCNGTEQLAKEVSTVQVHYRMCQNCVELDSGTMAGVIIIDLIATLLLALGVYCFAGHETGRPSGAAEVQALLKNEQLYQPLRDREDAQYSRLGGNWPRNKRS, from the exons ATGGAACACGGCGGGATTCTGGCTAGTCTGATACTGGCTACTGTTCTCCCCCAAG GGAGCCCCTTCAAGATACCAGTGACAGAATATGAGGACAAAGTATTTGTGAGCTGCAATACCAGCGTCATGCATCTAGATGGAACAGTGGAAGGATGGTTTGCAAAGAATAAAACACTCAACTTGGGCAAAGGCATTCTGGACCCACGAGGGATGTATCTGTGTAATGGGACAGAGCAGCTGGCGAAGGAGGTGTCTACTGTGCAAGTCCATTACCGAA TGTGCCAGAACTGTGTGGAGCTAGACTCAGGCACCATGGCTGGTGTCATCATCATTGACCTCATCGCAACTCTGCTCCTGGCTTTGGGAGTCTACTGCTTTGCAGGACATGAGACCGGAAGGCCTTCTGGGG CTGCTGAGGTTCAAGCACTGCTGAAGAATGAGCAGCTGTATCAG CCTCTTCGAGATCGTGAAGATGCCCAGTACAGCCGTCTTGGAGGGAACTGGCCCCGAAACAAGAGATCTTGA